The DNA sequence CTGGCACACGGTGCATCTTTTCACCTGCGCGCCTGCTGGGGTTTGCTGACTCCTGGGGAAGTTTCCCTCCTGTAGTTGCAGCTAACATGTTACAGCATTTTTGGATACTGGCCTGATTGGCTACGGGCAACCATGTTCTCGGTCTCATTACAAAACCGTGCAGGtttcttgtttttggtttgtttggagAAAACAATAGGGCGATCAGATCCCTCGTTCTACACTgttacttgtccaaggtcaagCACCAGTTCAGCAGCTAAACTGAGCCCAGAACTGGGTGTTCCTGATTTCCACCCCCGTGAAGTTTCTGCCTCCcccttttctgcttctttccagACAAAAATGAAGGTTAGGAGCATCAATCAAAAACCGGATGTttattctctgtgtctcctgtttAACTCAGCTCCTTTGAATCAAGGAAGCCCGGTCTTTGGTTTCTTCACTGCaccataattatttgttttttaagcaacTCTCTGGCTCAAATAAGACTTACAACACTTTTGGGTCAAAAGCAGGTGATGAGTaaagacttaaaattttaacGGTAAGTACATCATATATAATTTCCGATTAGGCATGATGGTAATGAAAGAAACAGTAgccataaatgtaaaaacaaaaaaacgaagaaaaataattgaaccTGCATGGAGTTTATAGCAAAGATAGACCTCGGACTTCTTGGGCGCTAATGCCATTTTCAATATACCTGTAACTTAACCCAGCCAGCTCCCAGGTTAACGTGTGAGGAGTGGGGACACCCCGGGATGCGAATCAATTTCTAACAGGAAAGTCAGACAAGGTGGAGCTACAGTCTAACTTGTAAATACTTCAGAAGAAAAACTACTGAAGGTCCTATCTCGggcttgctgtctctctgccacTAGGAGGCCTCTGGTGTAAAGAAACAAACCTTAACATTCCGGAAAATCACATTCTAACACAAGCACTACTGTTAATTCAAGATCTACACCTAACTGGAATGATTAAGTTAATTGATTCATTTCACCTCAGGTAAGTGGTCAGATGATAGAGAATAGCCTTATTAGGCAAAGCCATAGCCTTGGTAAATGGGCTGTGAGAGAGCTATTATCTGAGTCTTAGTCTTGTCAAGATTCCGACTCTGAATCTGAACCCAGGTCCTAGTTAGTGTTCTTTATACAGCTGGACACTGTGGGTTTTGATTTTGATAGTTTTAAGCTGGCTCTGattcttcttgaaaaaaatacatattttaaggcAACAGGGtggtatatttcatatattttttaaaccactaatatgggcttttttattttaatattttggctCAGAGAGTCTGTAAGGTGATATGGAGCTCATGCTAAATGgcattttctccttgtttttaaagaaatgttctttGGAACATAGtctaataatatgttttaaataaacttgttttattttttaaaaagcagactgaGGCTTGAGCTGATGAACCCTGAGGAAGGCAGCACAAATCTAAGTCCCTGAGCAagagaacttttttttcaattgggTGCCAGGGAGGAGGAATTATTACAGGTCCTCTGTAATAATACAGAGGGATTAATACAATGCCATGATCAGAGAATGAACACcagtaagagaaaggagagagctgAAATGTTCAAACAACACAGAGAAGAGACTTCAGTTTCCCAGGGCAGCCTGATAAAGAGGTGCTGCGGGGTTCAAAAAAAGTttaggtggggaggaaggggcagatgaAAGGGAGTCCAGGAAAAGGGACCCAGCTGGCGATGGCAGATGGCTGTAGGTAGTAAAGAGGTAGCAATCCTTATGAAAATACCCCAGTAGGGGGTTCTAGGATTAGGAGgcccaatatttcattttaggCGAATTGTTTTGCCTTGCTAAAATGCGCACATCCAACCCGGCCCCCTTCGAAACCTTTAAAAACACTGCCACCTAGTGGAGATaaggaagaaacatttttgtgttttgttttgttttgttttgttttgttttgttttgttttaccgcTTAGGGTAACAGATTCGCAGGGGAGAGACGGGTGTGAGACCCACAGTTTAGCAACAACAGACTAGAGTTACCCCCAAGCAATTTGCAGAAACGTAGAGGCCTCACTGGATATGGCTCTGAGCTATTACAAAGCGTTGAAGGGCAAGTTGACCCCGGAACACTACAAGGGAACAGAAGAGAATCTATGAGAACTCAGATCTGCATTGTTTCCTGTAACATTCCTGGATGCAGATACGCTCTTTGAGTGAACGTTTATCGGgctgcagttcatgagtttttgAAATGCAAGTTCCATTCAGGGACAACTCCTACCCTTCCTTATCCTGAGCTGGAATGTTCTTCTTAAGCGGTTCTGTGCGTGAGTTAGATCTAGTTATTTTGTGTTTCAGAGAACTCGTGCAATTGATAATTAGCTTGTATCTTTACTAAACATTTTCAGTATATAATTAATCCAGGTTATTTGAGGCATATTAGGAAATACAgataagccaaaagaaaaaagtgcctCCATCTTACCgcattttaattttactaatttataaataattgcGTTTTTCAATTACACATAAAAACTTTACCAGCACCAATCAAGGAGTGGCTGACTTGATTAATATATGTTGAATGGAAATGTGTTCCAAAGGACATCCTATAGTTTAGAGCCTTAAAAGTTAGAGATGTACAAAGTAGTCTTTTTTGATGATATGATGCTGTTGTGCCAATTATGATATCAAGTATTTTTTATCAAGGGTTTGTTCGGCACTGTTCTGAGAGAGGGCTCCCCCACCCGAAGTAGCAGCAGCTGGGTGGAACACGACACCTGACGCTGGACAGATGAGCTGACAGCAGTTTATTGGTTACCCATACTCACAGCGGGGGCCTGGGTAGGTGCGTCCTGCCCGGCAGGCAGGGCCACACTTGGGTTTGCACGTGGGAACAGACTGAACCCGCAGGGGCAGTGGGAGGCGAGGTTCGTAGTGACAAGAGTGGGAAGTGCCATCGATGCCCACAGTAGGATGGCATTGACTTGTTTGAATAATCGTGTGGGCTGGAAGGGAGCCGAAACCCATTAGGCTGGAGACCGGGTGAGGTGCAGCTGATGTGGCAAACAGGGAAGCTAGTCAGGTACGCAGCATTTCCttctgggcagggggagggcgaCTGGCAAGAGTGCGGGACTCACAGCTATGCCTCTGGGGCCTCAGAGGTTCAGAGATGCCAAGGCAGCCCGTGAAATTTTAGGCCCAACTAGGTAAGCACCTGTTATGTGCTTAGCAGGATGAGTAAGGTGGCTCTAAAGAGCTAACAATCCAGTTTGGGATACACGTTAACAACGGAATAATGACGATGCGTTGTTGTAAGCTCTAGAGGAGAAGGGGTATCCATCGATTGAAGTATAGAGGAAGGACTGGCTAATTGCTTGGGGCACTTGGAAAAGGCATCGTATCAAACATCagttattatttatgtttatttatgtggtttttgagaaagagagagagcgagagagagagagagagcacatacaagcaggggaggggcacagagaagtagagacagaatcccaagcaggatcacaccatcagagcagagcccagtgtggggcttgaacccacaaactgtgagatcaagacctgagttgagatcaagggtcagatactCAGCCGACTgtgccacctaagtgcccctgaAACATCAGTTATTATACTGGGTTGTTGCTATAGAAGCTGACAGAGGCCTGGGACATAGCTTCTCATTTCCCTGCACACAGCGAATGTCCCTTTGACTGCTAATGTTTCCAAGTCGACATGTCCTTTTTCATGGCCCGCTCATCCCCACATAGTAACAATTGAGCCACTAGACGCATATTTTCCCATCCCTCACCAGACATGACAAGTACCCTCTGTCTGTGCCTTCAAGGTAGAAGACACAGAAGTGCTATttatccctctctccctggaaacaaagcaaaacaaacaaaaaccaaaacagaacggttgttttctttctctctctttggctgGGTCAGTCCCTGCCTCTGTTCCTCTactcccccatccctgcctctttcaccctctcctcctctccttcttcctcctccttccctcccccagcttcttcctctctctcctcctcctcctcctcctgggcctTGCCCCCTGCTGTtatcaccccacccccacttctagTGTCTTTCTGCTGAATACAGATGCTGTATGCTGctcttaattctatttttattcttgtatCTTCTGCTTCTTGTCCCCTCGCCCATGCTTTTTAGCTTTTGACCCACAAAGACATTGATCTTTGGAAGCCATATGTAGTAGCCAAAGCACATTCTCTTTTCATCCACACAGACTCTAGTTGGCAAACACAATCTTGACAGCTCAACTCTAAAGCTAACTGCGGGAGGTCAGTCTTTTCTCCTGACCCTGTTAGTCCAGACTTGGTGTTGCCGCCGAATCGGTCACAAAATAGTAATATTTAATGGATATTTCAACATGCTTACATCCAGTTTGTGTTAGTGCGTATTAGTATCTCTGATCGGGCCAATAAACAGTGCTTCTCTTCCCCAGATGCAATCTGGACATACAGACGGGAAAAAATGGCAGATGGAGACCACAATACCGTGGTTATTACTGATAGAGGCTAAAGCGGAGGATGTAGCTCTGTGAGGGGCAAACGGGCCTGCTAATGGGGCCCCAGAGCTGGGCAGATCTGCAGGCCCTCTCCAGCATGGCCTCCGTGCTGTCTGGCCCGGTACGGAAGAGTCATCCccaagagaagggcagagttATCCTGGTGCTCAAACGGGGTTCCTCCCAGAACCTCCAACCACCCCAGCTGCTCAGATGTGTGGAGAGAGACCAGgtgcatttaagaaaaatttctccTGAGGAAAGCCAGAGAATTGGGAAAAAAGCATTTCTCCTCTACCATTTCACAGTGGCTGTAATAGGAATTACGTAACTCAGAAAAACCAGTGTTTGTTAGCCTCTCCTGGTATTATAATACTAAATTAGCTGtttaagttttggttttcttggctTAGATCATTCTATTAGTATATTCAATACTTGCAACACATCTTATTTTGGTGAGGGGggtttacaattttaaaatactttcgaAACATATCTTTGTGAATTCTCTCAGGAGTTATGACTGATTGGTAGCAAATATTATTACAAAAAAATTCTTATCTCTTTCTATAGAACTCATTATACTCATCTCTTTACATATcatgggaaaattaaaaagaaaacacataaaacatgCTCTTGACACTGAAAAAGCCTGAGATGATTTTTGGTAGTAAAAGAAAGTAGCAAAAGCATGACACTGATTCAATATTAAACATAATTATGTCCTACTTTAAAATGCTTCCTGGGTCatttagcaaaaaatatatatataatgtattatggACATTTTCCATTTTGATGGCTTAATGTGAAATATTTGCTACATTAAATGCAATTTAACACTTCACATTTTTGCCTCTTATGAATAagttattgatttaaaatttgtatgctGCTTTAATTCATGAAAGAATAATATAGAGAGATGATATGGCACTTTAAATTGCCAAAGTAGTTGGCGAACTTTAAATGAATAATGCAGACAGCACTCCTGGGAACAGGCCATGGCTCTGTGCACCTTATTTCCATGGGAGCTTCTGGGGAATACAGTCATACCAATCACACATTCAGAAATGGTACCTACCGACGCACACACAGTTTCCACACGGCGCAGGGGTCTTGAGTCCATCAAACACATGACAGAAAGCTCGTAGAAATGAAATAGGCTCCCGTCCTGGAACAGGATGTCAGGGCCGCTGTGGTAAATGTATGCATGAACATGTTGGCAAGAGAAAGGGCATTTGGAAAGCAGTGCATGATCTCACTCAGAGACCGCCTGACACGGAGACCCGAGAGCCCACTTGTCCTGTGAGATTTTTTCCCTCTATATAAGATGGACACAATGCAGTAAAATACCGCAGCAATACCATTTAAATTTGTCACAAAAAGAGATTCACGAAGGGAAAGGGTAGTTCAGgaatgaacaaaggaaggaaatggcaaAAAGGGGGAACTTACCATGGTCTCCAATTATTCATGTTACACCCTCCGTCCTGAGAACTGATTAGTTCTGAGTCTTTTGAGgtatttcactgtgtgtgtggaGGAGCAAATGATCTATTCCGATGGAGAACTGAGAGGCTCTAGGCCAGGATCAGTTAAAGAAAAACCTCTCCTCCGCGGGGCTGTCTTCAGAGCCTCACGTGGATGACCCACTACTTCCCGTTTCCACCTCATTCTTTCCTGCCTCTTTCTTGCCGGCCTGTATTCAGAGACCCCTCTTGTAGTAGGTGGTTTTATAATGCtgagaatttgtcttttttaatttctcaaagttAAGACCATAAGGGGATAAGCGGGTAATTTGTAAGCTGCTTTCACAGCGATTTCTGTTTCTATTGCCAGATTTTCAGAGGGTCCGCCTTCTCCTCTGCAGGCTATAGACAATGAATGCCCACCGTAGCCACCGTTTGCTAGAGAAGGAATTCCCCCCTGGTACTGTCCTGTCCTCGCTTCGCTCTGCTTAGTGCCCCCTCGCTCTGTGTCTACTCCCCTTGACCGTGGCGCTGGCCTGGACTGCAAGGGGACAGGCAGTCCAATCCTCTAGCAGGCATGTGGTCGTTGCCACTAACAGGGATGTAAAGAGCTAAAGCTTATTGGTCTCACCCAAAAGATGTCTGAGGCTAACACAGCAGCCTCGTGAAAATACCATGGATCCAGATTCCTGGCGCCATTTTACTCTACTGTTCTTGGTGTGTTGGCATTTGTCATCATGCATGTCACCTCCTGGCTGAAGAATGGCTTCTGTGCTTCCAAGCACCATCGCATGTGTTTTCTAGACTGGGAGGCAGAGCGGTGGACGCAAGGCTGCCTGCACCACCCCTCTTCCATGGCAGCGGCAAGCACTGTCACGTGGCCACCCACGCCTCGAGGCGAGACCGGAGAATGGAGATTTTAGCTGCGTCTGTTggagaaaaagatataaaagaacaGAGGACGGAAATGGACACTGTGTCAGCCACACTAGTTTTTATCACAAACAAGGAAGAGGTCCCTTTCCAACCTCTCCCCCGTGGCCAGAAGTGATGAGTCCCTGGTGTTTTCTATGTTCCACTATCATCCCCCTTCCCTGGTTTTATATAGCACACCCTGTCAGTTTGAACAATAAatatgcggggcgcctgggtgacttagtcagttaagcatccaatttcggctcaggtcatgatctcccagttcacgagttcaagtcccaagctgtgctgacagctcagagcctggagcctgtctccctctctctctgtccctctcccactcatgctctgtctctctctctctctctctcttaaaaataaataaaagcattaaaagatttaaaaaaaacctaaatttgCACTCTGTAGGCTGCACTGGAACAAGGATAATAATCACAACAATACTGGGTTTGTTCATTAATTGTTTCAGTTAGTGTTCAATTATTGAGTATTTATCTTTAACCGCCAGGCACTGGGATACAATCCTGCGTTTCCTGTCACTGAGCATAGGTCTTATCCACACAGTGCTCTATCGATGAGGAGTGCTTTCAGCTACTAAAAGAAGATTCAAGCAACAGGGATTTAAACCATATTAAGAATCTATAATTTGCtgttaaaaaattcaaaaggaagcGTGCAGCTCCACTACGTTAGAGTGCCGGGACTATGTCCCTGTGATTCCCCTCATGGTTGGAAGAAGGCTGCTACAGCTCCAAACATCTCATCCTTCAAGAATGTGtccaaggggcccctgggtggctcaagtcagttaagcctctggcttcggctcaggtcagatctcacgttcgtgggtttgagccctgcgtcagactctgtgctaacagctagctcagagcctggagcctgcttccggttctgtgtctccttctctctctgccccttcccctctcatgctctgtctctctctgtatcaaaaataaataaaacattaaaaaaattaaaaaaaaaaagaatgtgtccaAGACAGCGTTCTCTTTTATCAGAGGATCCAATCTGCCCTAGAGGCCTCCTCAGCAGACTTCCTGGGTAAAAGGGTCATGCAGGCACCACTAGGTTTAAGGGCAGTTGGAAGGGAGGTGCTCACCTAGTGAACAAGGAGAAGGAGTTGGGAATTAATCTTGAGTAGCCAACCAAGAGTGTTGGCATAGGTGCTGGACAGCTTTCTACATGCTTTTTGTATTCATGATCTCATCTGATGACTCAATGGGACTACTATCCAAACATACTAGAAACTCAAACCTGGAATCAGAGATCTAAGCAACATCTGCTATGTGGGAACTTCTGCCTGGGAAAGAATTGAAAGATCCTTTGAAGGTGCAAATTTAATACAAGGGTTTAAAGATCTTATAGTGCATTTCACCTATAAAGTACATATACAAGAACCCAACGAGTGATTTGGAAGATTTTATAGTTTGGGAAGATAATTACCCAGTGGGATGGGAAGAGAAATCAGGAGCCATGGATTCTAGCCTCAGCTTTGGGGAGCACACCAGAAGGAttctgagcctctgcttcctcatctgtaaaaggtaCTTGAACAAAATTAGGTGACCCCTAGGCTCCTTCTCAAATCATGAATACTTCTATAATAACGGTGCTAGAAGTCATGAGTTGGAAGAATGTTAGGAACCATCTTTGCAATCTCTTTTTTCAAATGAGAGAattcaggctcagagaggtcaccATTTGTCCACATTCATTTGTCTAAGTTAGATCCTTGAGTCCTGGTATATAACATACTCTACTTCCACAAATAATTGATATTGCAGCCtaatagagttttaaaaaatttgacctctttctctcttttctttttccttttgggggCAGGCTCTTTTCAATAGCACTGTACTCTATTTAATAGAATGCAgataatgagatattttaaagcCCACCTTTTCACTGCAAGGTCTTGGACAAAGTTCTTGAcctctctgtaaaataataacTGCACCTTCTTCAAAATCTTTagtttgtcttcttcttcttttttttttttttttttggaggccTAAAGTAATCTGCTAAGAAAAGTTAGTGTCGTGATTGACACACCAGGGTATAATCCCAGCCATCCATCTCTGTGTTTAAAACTCTTCCAGGCTTCAGAAATGTCCTGGACCAATTTCCCCAGTAGGCTGTGTGGAGGGTGAGTCCAAATCTTGTGATTATAATCTGAACTTTATACAGTTCTATCTTTTACCTTTATATTATATAGATCTGAGGTCTCTGGGTAACAGCTAAGGGCCTAACTGGAAGCCAGACCCGTCATTTGGGCCATCATAGAGCTCAGTAACCAGTGATTTGTTCGAGACTGTTCAAATCACTTGAATCAGGGCTTCTGAATCTGGGCCACCGGAGAACAGGGAATTGCCTGACATTTCACAGAAACAGGTTTTCTTAACTTCAGCTCTATTTAGGTTTTGGGCCAGGTCATTCTGAGGGGCTGTCCAGTGCATTGtagggtgtttagcagcatccctggcctctgtccactagatgccagcagcacctCCCTCCTCGAGTTAATCCAAACCTCTCCAGACCTCCCTGAGTATTCCCTGGGGGGCgtattctcccttctcccccttgaGAACCACTGGGATAAAGTttcatacatgtatttttttccctgagagaCTTACCAGTCTCACCATATTCTTAGAAAGTTCTGTTATGACCTCAAAAAGGTTGGAACCAGTCACTCAAATCCTTTCACTATGATAATGCTTTCAATCTGATCCAGCATGTATCTCCAGCTGTAGTTGCTGGGGAAATGTACACCATTATGGCTAAAATGATGCAGTTTGAAATTTTACTGCGAAATATTATTGATACCTATTCATTTGTAACTTCCAACGACTTTGAAAAAGCCCTTTCACACACTATATCTGGGGAAGCGTCTGCTATCGTCTAATACTGTTATTCCCAGATGGAGGGATTCTTAAAATACTGTCTTCCGCGGACTCCCACAGTCCTCCACTGAATGTAGCTCTAAACTTCCAAAGGGGTAAACGTTAatgacaagcaaaaaaaaaaaaaaaaaaaaaaaaaagaaagaaagaaatctgatgGTAGTATTGATTAGAAGAATGAttggatggagagatggaggggaaaagggagggaggtggggaacagagagacagagacagagatgggagagagggagagagagggagagagagagagagagagagagagagagagggggcgggggagaataCAATGCCTGGAAGGAGGCTCCCAAAGAAGGTTTCTCTAGCACCGGCTCGCTGGCTGAAGTCTCCTGCCTTCTCCCGGGCTCGTCCCTGGAAAGACTCTTTGCCAGGCACAATCCCCGGGCCTGGTGCTTCCCGCTCTTCTGTCTCAGGCTCACGTCCACACTGGCCTGGTTCACCCTCTCCAAAGTGAGCACATCCCAAGAGTCTCCCCATTGCTCCAAAGGGTCCCTTTACCCAGTTTTAaggccctccttccccacctccggCAGGAAACCGGAGCTTAACCTCAAACGCCAGAGGCAGCCGGGGAACGCGTCTGGTCTTCCGTGGCCCCTCCGGGGCGCCGAGAAAACTAGCAACTTTCTTCCCGGCTTCCCGGGCTGCCCGCCTCCCCGCCCTCGCGTTTGCAGGAGTCGCCGCggcgggagggcaggggaggcggggggcGGAGGGCGCTCGGGCCAGGGAGCCGCCAGAGTCGCCCCCGGGGCGGGCGGGGTCCCNNNNNNNNNNNNNNNNNNNNNNNNNNNNNNNNNNNNNNNNNNNNNNNNNNNNNNNNNNNNNNNNNNNNNNNNNNNNNNNNNNNNNNNNNNNNNNNNNNNNCCCGTCCCCCGAGTCGCCGGAGTCGGGCCGGCCCCGGCCCCGCACTTCCTGAGCCCGGCGGCGCGGTCGGCTCTCCCGGCCCCCGCGTCCGCGGTCGGCGGCTGCCTCCGGGGGGTGCTGCCTTCCGTGCTTTCCCCTCCCTTCGCGCGGGCCGGCTGCAaaatgcccctctccccctcccggGCGCGGGGATCTTCGGGGGTCGTCCAGGCTGCGGTGGGCGGCTGAGGCCATGGCAGGGGGCCGCCTGTGGGCTCGTCTTGGCCTCTCCTTGGGGCGCCTTGCCCCAGCTCCAGGAGAGGGCCCTTCTCCCCCCCCATGtagccccctcccccaatcgtCTCCCCCAGCCTTAGAGCCCTGGCAGACCAAGTTCAGTAGCTAACGCTGACGCTGACTGCAAgtgacaagattaaaaaaaaaaaaaaaaagtggttgaaGCTTCCCGGgagtgacacactggactggaaaTGGGGTGGCGGGTGGAGAGGAAATggtcggggtgggggctggaggaagggggagaggtgaGGAAGAGGGGATTTGCGGTGGGCCCTGAAAGCTGGAGTTAAGGGTTCTgggaatggaactggagggtgcctgggctctgtgcttctgtATTCACTTCGTTCTGGAAAGTGTGGGAAACGGTTCGAGAACTCCttttggaaggaagggaggggtggaAGTCAATGCGCGCGGAACCCTTTGAATGACTGGGGTTCCATGTAGAGTCCTGGAAAGTTCGGATTACTTTTCAGATTAGACCCTGATAGTCATGCGGTGGGAGAGATGGTCCCAGCAATTTTGTTGGAACCAGTGAATCAGAAGGAAGTCACACACAGGCTTTCTTTCATTAACTCTACGAGAAAGAAGGTGGTTAAGACTGAAGGGATTCACAAATACTACTGAATGAGTACAGTGGGTGCCTAATAGTTCCATCCAGTCTGTGTGTCTGGACAGTCTGtattatttgttgaatttatGTGCTCTGCCATTGTGAAAATTATCCTAATTATTTTGTTCGGGTTCATGCAGAGTTAATGCACCTAAAGGGACACGGAAAAGTTGCTCCAAATTATGGGCATGAACTTGCAAGCCAAATAAACAAGCCATGGTATGGctcactttattttaatatttggaatTATGTTTACTGCCAGTAAAAATGCTACATTACTTTTACTGCGAGTGTGTGAAATGAATTCACTGGCTTGGCAAAGAGAAGCCATGGATTTCTTTAAGTAAAGAGCTGTCAGAGTTAATTTGGGAGCACTTATGGGagataaagacatgaaaaagcTTTGAGCTAGTTTGACAAAACTTGAATTTTAGAGAcgtttagagagagaatgagttccTCCCACTTTTTGAAGTGTTGAAGCCAATTTGAATGTTTACTAATTAAGGGTTGTAGACCCAACTGAGCTGGTGTTGTCACTTCCCTGAAAACATTTAACTTTCAATGTTTCTTATTGTTTTGCCAGGGACCATTATCCGACTCCAGAGGATGGGAAGTGATGGCCAGTAAGGCTGAAGATTCACTCTGTTGCTAGACAGCCCTGCCATTGCGTGGATTGCCTGCCATTCCCCGGTGGTTTCACGCCTTCACTCACCTCTGCAGTGCCAGAGTAGTTACTTAGGGTCCTCACGACCCTGTCTGTTGAAAGATGGCATCCAGCCTGACTTGTACCGGGGTGATCTGGGCTTTGCTCTCCTTTCTGTGTGCTGCCACCTCCTGTGTGGGGTTCTTTATGCCGTACTGGCTCTGGGGGTCCCAGCTGGGCAAGCCCGTGTCCTTCGGTACTTTCCGGAGATGCTCCTATCCTGTGCATGATGAGAGCCGgcagatgatggtgatggtggaggaatGTGGGCGCTACGCCTCCTTCCAGGGCATCCCCAGTGCAGAGTGGAGGATCTGTACCATCGTGACAGGCCTGGGTTGTGGCCTCCTCCTCTTGGTGGCTCTCACTGCCCTCATGGGTTGCTGTGTGTCGGAGCTCATCTCCAGGATGGTAGGAAGAGTGGCTGGAGGAATTCAGTTTCTGGGAGGTAAGTGACTTGTGACATTTGACTCATTTACTGGAATCCCAGATATTGAAATAATGTTCCAGTGGTCTGCTGAAATCTTGATAATTGGCACATGATGTGCTCTGGAGAAACAGACATGGGGTGGCTTTGGTGAAAGACTGCGGAAGTCAaagatttttattggaattgcttTCCATCTTTGAGAGCTcttaatttctgt is a window from the Suricata suricatta isolate VVHF042 chromosome 4, meerkat_22Aug2017_6uvM2_HiC, whole genome shotgun sequence genome containing:
- the LHFPL6 gene encoding LHFPL tetraspan subfamily member 6 protein, whose translation is MASSLTCTGVIWALLSFLCAATSCVGFFMPYWLWGSQLGKPVSFGTFRRCSYPVHDESRQMMVMVEECGRYASFQGIPSAEWRICTIVTGLGCGLLLLVALTALMGCCVSELISRMVGRVAGGIQFLGGLLIGAGCALYPLGWDSEEVRQTCGYVSGQFDLGKCEIGWAFYCTGAGAAAAMLLCTWLACFSGKKQKQYPY